The following proteins come from a genomic window of Methanosarcina sp. MTP4:
- a CDS encoding amylo-alpha-1,6-glucosidase, translated as MSGIWLGADSFSSYEAGIEKEWLVGNGLGGYASSTVIGAASRTYHGLLVAAPKGASGRFLLLSSLDEELSCGEEVFSLAVHKYPGTVHPEGFSYLDKFSLTPFPVWVYRVGDFTVKKKVFMVYGKNTTVVLYEIKCGREEARLRIYPLVNARSFHATTRSGDLDFFQEIETNGLRLESSNGFVFRIKSNLEYHPDPRWYYNFEYGAELKRGLAFQEDNFNPGFFEIGVKKGTSRFFVASSMEDISSLSLEDADELYTRAVYRQNLLAYNSMLSEPFALKLLRATDPFIVKHPTTGEKSVIAGYPWFSDWGRDAMIALPGLTLVPRRFEDARSILANFSRNCRRGLIPNSFPALGGAPVYNTVDASLWFIQALGRYFAYTKDLVFLSDVWNTMEDIIRHYSQGTDFGIGMDSDFLIRQGPQLTWMDAKVDSRAVTSRAGKACEINALWYNALKITSELGELLDMDTANYESLAEGAASNFEALFWNSEYNCLFDTVSTDTTDEAGNPLKDPAIRPNQILAVALPHTMLTPYKEKAIVDRVEQDLLTPFGLRTLSRDHPHYTGHYRGDPKTRDRAYHNGTVWPWILGAYVKAYRKVHNNSKESLEDMRSLLLGFDKQLEEAGIGSISEVLDGDYPYSPGGCPAQAWSVAEILRAYVEDVLGTKP; from the coding sequence ATGAGTGGGATCTGGCTTGGGGCAGATTCGTTTTCATCTTATGAAGCGGGCATCGAAAAGGAATGGCTCGTAGGGAACGGGCTTGGTGGATATGCCTCGTCCACTGTCATAGGTGCCGCTTCAAGGACCTACCACGGGCTACTGGTTGCAGCTCCCAAGGGGGCTTCAGGCAGGTTCCTCCTGCTTTCCTCCCTTGACGAGGAACTTTCTTGCGGGGAAGAGGTCTTTAGCCTGGCAGTCCATAAGTATCCGGGTACCGTCCATCCCGAGGGCTTTTCCTACCTTGATAAATTTTCCCTCACCCCTTTTCCTGTCTGGGTATACCGGGTCGGGGACTTTACGGTTAAAAAAAAGGTGTTCATGGTCTACGGCAAAAACACAACTGTAGTGCTTTACGAAATAAAGTGCGGAAGGGAAGAGGCCCGGCTGAGGATCTATCCTCTTGTAAATGCCAGGAGCTTCCACGCTACAACTCGTTCCGGTGACCTCGACTTTTTTCAAGAAATTGAGACAAACGGGTTGCGACTTGAAAGCTCAAACGGTTTTGTATTCCGGATAAAATCCAACCTGGAATACCACCCTGACCCCCGGTGGTACTATAATTTCGAATACGGGGCGGAATTGAAAAGAGGACTGGCTTTTCAGGAAGATAATTTCAACCCCGGTTTTTTTGAAATCGGAGTCAAGAAGGGGACTTCCCGCTTTTTTGTTGCCTCTTCTATGGAAGATATTTCGTCCCTTTCTCTTGAAGATGCCGACGAACTCTACACCCGCGCAGTCTACCGGCAAAATCTCCTTGCCTACAATTCGATGCTTTCGGAACCTTTTGCCCTCAAGCTTCTAAGGGCCACGGACCCTTTTATCGTAAAGCACCCTACCACTGGCGAAAAATCCGTTATTGCCGGTTATCCCTGGTTTTCAGACTGGGGTAGGGATGCCATGATCGCTCTTCCGGGTCTGACTCTGGTGCCCCGCCGCTTTGAAGATGCGCGTTCCATTCTTGCAAACTTTTCCCGGAACTGCCGCAGGGGACTGATACCTAATAGTTTCCCGGCTCTCGGCGGAGCTCCTGTTTACAATACCGTTGATGCCTCCCTTTGGTTCATTCAGGCTCTGGGCCGTTACTTTGCATATACCAAGGACCTCGTTTTTCTCTCGGATGTCTGGAACACCATGGAAGATATTATCAGGCACTACAGCCAGGGCACGGACTTCGGGATCGGGATGGACTCTGATTTTCTCATAAGGCAGGGCCCACAGCTAACCTGGATGGATGCGAAAGTAGATTCCCGTGCAGTGACTTCGAGAGCAGGCAAAGCATGTGAGATCAATGCCCTCTGGTACAATGCCCTGAAAATCACCTCCGAACTCGGGGAATTGCTGGACATGGACACCGCAAACTATGAGTCTCTTGCAGAAGGAGCAGCTTCGAACTTTGAAGCCCTTTTCTGGAACTCCGAATATAATTGCCTCTTCGATACCGTCTCCACGGATACCACCGACGAAGCCGGAAACCCTCTAAAAGACCCCGCCATCCGCCCCAACCAGATCCTTGCAGTCGCCCTCCCCCACACCATGCTTACTCCTTACAAAGAAAAAGCCATTGTGGACCGGGTCGAGCAGGACCTGCTCACACCTTTCGGCCTCCGCACCCTTTCAAGGGACCACCCCCACTATACCGGCCACTACCGGGGGGACCCCAAAACTCGGGACCGCGCCTACCACAATGGCACAGTCTGGCCCTGGATCCTTGGCGCCTACGTCAAAGCCTACCGGAAAGTCCACAATAATTCAAAAGAAAGCCTGGAAGACATGCGCTCCCTCCTCCTGGGCTTTGACAAACAGCTCGAAGAAGCAGGCATAGGCAGTATCTCCGAAGTCCTCGACGGCGACTACCCCTACTCTCCTGGAGGTTGTCCTGCCCAGGCCTGGAGTGTTGCGGAGATTTTGCGGGCTTATGTAGAGGATGTGCTCGGGACAAAGCCTTA
- a CDS encoding iron-sulfur cluster assembly accessory protein, giving the protein MIEVTDRAAAELKELLDQENKPDIALRIFVAGIACSGPQYGLALDEEIKEDDVTMESNGIKLVMAKDIQKNFPDGSIDFVEDENGKGFLIRNPNAGGCGTCGGCH; this is encoded by the coding sequence ATGATCGAAGTAACAGACCGAGCAGCCGCCGAACTTAAAGAACTGCTTGACCAGGAAAACAAGCCAGACATTGCTCTCAGGATTTTCGTTGCCGGAATAGCCTGCAGCGGCCCACAGTACGGACTCGCCCTTGACGAAGAAATAAAGGAAGACGACGTAACAATGGAAAGCAATGGTATCAAGCTTGTTATGGCAAAGGACATCCAGAAAAACTTCCCCGATGGCAGCATCGATTTTGTCGAGGATGAAAACGGCAAGGGATTCCTGATCCGGAACCCGAACGCCGGTGGATGCGGAACCTGCGGCGGATGCCACTAA
- a CDS encoding nascent polypeptide-associated complex protein, with amino-acid sequence MFPGMGGRGMNPAKMKQMMKQMGINTRELNDVEEIIIKTADSNIIIENANVTIMTVQGSDTYQIVGDAREVPKELDIPEDDIKLVMEQTGVSEEEAREALKNSTGDLAEAIVALSSA; translated from the coding sequence ATGTTTCCAGGCATGGGAGGCCGGGGTATGAACCCGGCTAAAATGAAACAGATGATGAAACAGATGGGGATAAACACAAGGGAACTCAACGACGTTGAAGAAATAATTATAAAAACCGCAGACTCCAATATAATTATTGAAAACGCAAACGTCACCATCATGACGGTTCAGGGTTCGGACACCTATCAAATCGTCGGTGACGCAAGGGAAGTTCCCAAAGAACTGGATATCCCCGAAGACGACATCAAACTTGTAATGGAGCAGACAGGCGTCTCCGAAGAAGAAGCCCGTGAAGCCCTCAAAAACTCAACCGGAGATCTGGCAGAAGCCATCGTGGCACTCTCTTCTGCCTGA
- a CDS encoding sodium-dependent transporter encodes MSEIKTDEREQLASRIGFLLISAGCAIGLGNVWRFPFITGKYGGAAFVLVYLVFLLLLGLPIMIMEFSIGRAGRKNIAGAIRALEPSKSKWHIVGYLGILGNIILMMFYTTVAGWGFAYLYREATGAFNGLEPAEIGSMFGAFLGSTGELIFWMAIVVVMGFFICSLGLQKGVEKAGKVMMSGMFIMLLILVAKSVTLPGASAGLAFYLKPDFSSLSGEAIYAAMGQAFFTLSLGIGSMAIFGSYIGKERSLTGESLHVMALDTIVALLAGMVIFPAAFAFGVDVGTGPGLVFVTLPNIFNQMLGGQIWGTLFFLFLTFAAMTTVIAVFENIMAFTIDEWGWTRKKAALINGIGIFILSLPCALGFGPWSSFAPLGEGTVVLDLEDFILSNNLLPLGALVFVLFCTNGFGWGWSNFIKEADTGEGIKFPKWIKPYVTYVLPLIILIVFVMGWKDVILKLLA; translated from the coding sequence ATGTCAGAAATAAAAACTGATGAGCGAGAGCAGCTTGCGAGCCGGATCGGCTTTTTATTAATCTCGGCCGGATGCGCAATAGGGCTCGGGAACGTCTGGCGCTTCCCCTTCATTACCGGAAAATACGGGGGAGCTGCTTTCGTTCTGGTATACCTTGTATTCCTGTTATTGCTCGGGCTGCCTATCATGATAATGGAGTTTTCCATCGGAAGGGCAGGCCGTAAAAACATTGCAGGTGCAATCAGAGCCCTGGAACCCTCGAAAAGCAAATGGCATATAGTGGGCTATCTAGGAATCCTTGGAAACATTATCCTCATGATGTTCTATACCACAGTAGCAGGCTGGGGTTTTGCCTATTTATATAGGGAAGCTACGGGAGCTTTCAACGGACTGGAACCGGCAGAAATAGGATCCATGTTCGGGGCATTCCTTGGCAGCACTGGAGAACTTATATTCTGGATGGCAATTGTGGTCGTCATGGGCTTTTTCATATGCTCCCTGGGACTTCAGAAAGGAGTAGAAAAAGCAGGAAAAGTAATGATGTCCGGCATGTTCATCATGCTTCTCATTCTGGTAGCCAAATCCGTTACCCTTCCTGGAGCCTCGGCAGGCCTTGCCTTCTACCTGAAGCCGGACTTTTCAAGCCTTAGCGGGGAAGCTATTTACGCCGCCATGGGACAGGCCTTCTTCACCCTGAGTCTGGGGATAGGAAGCATGGCTATTTTCGGGAGCTACATAGGTAAAGAACGTTCCCTGACAGGAGAGTCCCTGCACGTAATGGCGCTTGACACGATAGTTGCCCTGCTTGCAGGCATGGTAATTTTTCCCGCGGCCTTCGCTTTCGGAGTGGACGTAGGAACAGGACCCGGGTTGGTCTTCGTTACCCTTCCAAACATCTTTAACCAGATGCTCGGAGGCCAGATATGGGGAACTCTCTTCTTCCTGTTCCTGACCTTTGCAGCCATGACAACCGTGATTGCCGTCTTTGAAAACATCATGGCCTTCACAATTGACGAATGGGGATGGACCCGAAAGAAAGCCGCCCTCATAAACGGGATTGGAATCTTCATTCTCTCTTTGCCCTGTGCTCTCGGTTTTGGGCCCTGGAGCAGCTTTGCCCCTCTGGGAGAAGGTACGGTTGTGCTGGATCTCGAAGATTTTATCCTGAGTAACAACCTCTTGCCCCTGGGAGCCCTGGTCTTTGTGCTCTTCTGTACCAACGGCTTTGGCTGGGGCTGGAGCAACTTCATAAAGGAAGCTGACACCGGGGAAGGGATCAAGTTCCCTAAATGGATCAAACCATATGTGACATATGTCCTCCCCCTGATCATCCTGATAGTCTTTGTCATGGGCTGGAAAGACGTCATTTTGAAGCTTCTCGCATGA
- a CDS encoding YIP1 family protein yields the protein MNSPGFYQNMPREGGYSDPIKFAGISFAIYGLFTMVFNRSMFPFQGELPSFMVPASIIITPIAGTISLFIEAAILYFLFRTLGGSGTYEGTVRITAYATAVLSLAWIPYIGIIFGLYSVYLYGIGSTFVHNIILGKSSLLVLLPAIMIFVITMPLVALYAGMEVLT from the coding sequence TTGAATTCTCCGGGTTTTTATCAGAATATGCCAAGAGAAGGAGGCTATAGCGACCCGATAAAATTCGCAGGAATTAGCTTTGCAATCTACGGTTTATTTACAATGGTCTTTAATCGGAGTATGTTTCCCTTTCAAGGGGAACTGCCTTCTTTTATGGTGCCTGCGTCTATAATAATTACCCCGATTGCAGGTACAATATCTCTATTTATTGAAGCGGCTATTCTCTATTTTTTGTTCAGAACCCTGGGAGGATCAGGGACTTACGAAGGAACGGTTAGAATTACAGCCTATGCGACTGCCGTACTGTCGTTAGCCTGGATTCCGTATATAGGAATAATCTTCGGACTATATAGTGTATACCTTTATGGCATAGGGAGCACTTTCGTCCATAACATAATCCTTGGGAAGTCCTCCTTATTAGTGCTTCTGCCAGCTATAATGATCTTTGTAATCACCATGCCACTGGTGGCCCTGTATGCTGGCATGGAGGTCCTGACTTAA